One genomic window of Ziziphus jujuba cultivar Dongzao chromosome 4, ASM3175591v1 includes the following:
- the LOC107414183 gene encoding dihydrolipoyllysine-residue succinyltransferase component of 2-oxoglutarate dehydrogenase complex 1, mitochondrial isoform X1, which yields MIRGIVRRKVAPALGHAWKTRPLLAGSSCYQVARTEGILIGKVNFVESLSYHTLLGGHSCAKPRREVTSLFQTEGFIKLTNRSFSSNDGDLVEAVVPFMGESITDGTLAQFLKKPGDRVKVDEPIAQIETDKVTIDVVSPEAGVIQKLLAKEGDTVEPGVKIAAISKSGEGAAEAASQPSAPEAKGETPPIAETAPIKETKKEPSPPQPKAKAPSPPPPRPTASEPQLPPKDRERRVPMTRLRKRVATRLKDSQNTFAMLTTFNEVDMTNLMKLRSDYKDSFVEKHGVKLGLMSGFVKAAISALQYQPVVNAVIDGDDIIYRDYIDISIAVGTPKGLVVPVLRNAGNMNFAEIEKEINTLAKKATDGSISIDEMAGGTFTISNGGVYGSLLSTPIINPPQSAILGMHSIVNRPMVVGGNVVSRPMMYIALTYDHRLIDGREAVFFLRRIKDVVEDPRRLLLDV from the exons ATGATTCGGGGGATTGTTCGCCGTAAAGTTGCTCCg GCGTTGGGACATGCCTGGAAAACTAGGCCTCTATTGGCTGGGTCAAGCTGTTATCAAGTTGCACGAACTGAG GGTATACTCATTGGCAAAGTCAACTTTGTTGAGAGCTTAAGTTATCACACACTTTTAG GCGGGCATTCTTGTGCAAAACCAAGAAG GGAAGTCACTTCACTATTTCAAACTGAAGGCTTTATCAAATTGACGAATAGATCATTTTCTTCTAACGAtg GAGACCTGGTTGAAGCTGTTGTTCCTTTCATGGGTGAATCTATTACTGATGGCACTTTGGCACAGTTCTTAAAGA AACCTGGTGACAGAGTTAAAGTAGATGAGCCCATTGCTCAAATTGAAACAGATAAG GTGACAATTGATGTGGTTAGTCCTGAAGCTGGTGTTATTCAGAAG CTTTTGGCCAAAGAAGGTGATACTGTGGAACCAGGTGTCAAGATTGCTGCCATTTCAAAATCAGGTGAAGGTGCAGCAGAAGCTGCTTCTCAGCCATCAGCTCCAGAAGCGAAAGGTGAAACACCTCCCATAGCAGAAACTGCACCTATCAAGGAGACAAAAAAAGAGCCATCTCCACCACAGCCTAAGGCCAAAGCACCTTCTCCACCTCCACCTAGACCCACAGCTTCAGAACCCCAGCTTCCTCCTAAGGACAGGGAAAGACGG GTTCCTATGACAAGACTCAGGAAACGTGTGGCAACACGATTGAAGGATTCCCAGAACACGTTTGCCATGTTGACCACATTTAATGAGGTTGATAT GACTAACTTGATGAAGCTCCGTTCCGATTATAAAGATTCCTTTGTTGAAAAGCATGGAGTGAAACTGGGACTTATGTCTGGCTTTGTGAAA GCTGCTATTAGTGCACTTCAGTATCAGCCAGTTGTGAATGCTGTCATTGATGGAGATGATATAATATACAGAGATTACATTGATATCAGTATTGCAGTGGGAACTCCAAAG GGTCTTGTTGTTCCAGTTCTCCGCAATGCTGGTAATATGAACTTCGCtgaaatagagaaagaaatcaACACTCTTGCCAAGAAGGCAACTGATGGTTCTATATCAATTGATGAGATGGCTGGTGGCACATTCACAATATCGAATGGGGGTGTTTATGGAAGCCTTTTGAGTACACCCATCATCAACCCTCCTCAG TCGGCTATTCTGGGCATGCACTCAATAGTGAACCGTCCCATGGTTGTTGGGGGCAATGTTGTGTCAAGGCCAATGATGTATATTGCATTGACTTATGATCATCGGCTGATTGATGGAAGAGAGGCTGTCTTTTTCTTGCGCCGCATTAAAGATGTTGTTGAAGACCCTCGCAGACTTCTCCTTGATGTATGA
- the LOC107414183 gene encoding dihydrolipoyllysine-residue succinyltransferase component of 2-oxoglutarate dehydrogenase complex 1, mitochondrial isoform X2, whose translation MEVTSLFQTEGFIKLTNRSFSSNDGDLVEAVVPFMGESITDGTLAQFLKKPGDRVKVDEPIAQIETDKVTIDVVSPEAGVIQKLLAKEGDTVEPGVKIAAISKSGEGAAEAASQPSAPEAKGETPPIAETAPIKETKKEPSPPQPKAKAPSPPPPRPTASEPQLPPKDRERRVPMTRLRKRVATRLKDSQNTFAMLTTFNEVDMTNLMKLRSDYKDSFVEKHGVKLGLMSGFVKAAISALQYQPVVNAVIDGDDIIYRDYIDISIAVGTPKGLVVPVLRNAGNMNFAEIEKEINTLAKKATDGSISIDEMAGGTFTISNGGVYGSLLSTPIINPPQSAILGMHSIVNRPMVVGGNVVSRPMMYIALTYDHRLIDGREAVFFLRRIKDVVEDPRRLLLDV comes from the exons AT GGAAGTCACTTCACTATTTCAAACTGAAGGCTTTATCAAATTGACGAATAGATCATTTTCTTCTAACGAtg GAGACCTGGTTGAAGCTGTTGTTCCTTTCATGGGTGAATCTATTACTGATGGCACTTTGGCACAGTTCTTAAAGA AACCTGGTGACAGAGTTAAAGTAGATGAGCCCATTGCTCAAATTGAAACAGATAAG GTGACAATTGATGTGGTTAGTCCTGAAGCTGGTGTTATTCAGAAG CTTTTGGCCAAAGAAGGTGATACTGTGGAACCAGGTGTCAAGATTGCTGCCATTTCAAAATCAGGTGAAGGTGCAGCAGAAGCTGCTTCTCAGCCATCAGCTCCAGAAGCGAAAGGTGAAACACCTCCCATAGCAGAAACTGCACCTATCAAGGAGACAAAAAAAGAGCCATCTCCACCACAGCCTAAGGCCAAAGCACCTTCTCCACCTCCACCTAGACCCACAGCTTCAGAACCCCAGCTTCCTCCTAAGGACAGGGAAAGACGG GTTCCTATGACAAGACTCAGGAAACGTGTGGCAACACGATTGAAGGATTCCCAGAACACGTTTGCCATGTTGACCACATTTAATGAGGTTGATAT GACTAACTTGATGAAGCTCCGTTCCGATTATAAAGATTCCTTTGTTGAAAAGCATGGAGTGAAACTGGGACTTATGTCTGGCTTTGTGAAA GCTGCTATTAGTGCACTTCAGTATCAGCCAGTTGTGAATGCTGTCATTGATGGAGATGATATAATATACAGAGATTACATTGATATCAGTATTGCAGTGGGAACTCCAAAG GGTCTTGTTGTTCCAGTTCTCCGCAATGCTGGTAATATGAACTTCGCtgaaatagagaaagaaatcaACACTCTTGCCAAGAAGGCAACTGATGGTTCTATATCAATTGATGAGATGGCTGGTGGCACATTCACAATATCGAATGGGGGTGTTTATGGAAGCCTTTTGAGTACACCCATCATCAACCCTCCTCAG TCGGCTATTCTGGGCATGCACTCAATAGTGAACCGTCCCATGGTTGTTGGGGGCAATGTTGTGTCAAGGCCAATGATGTATATTGCATTGACTTATGATCATCGGCTGATTGATGGAAGAGAGGCTGTCTTTTTCTTGCGCCGCATTAAAGATGTTGTTGAAGACCCTCGCAGACTTCTCCTTGATGTATGA